DNA from Geobacillus vulcani PSS1:
GGCACCCGGACATTATTGAATTCATCGTCTCAAAAATGCAAAACCCGCGCATTTTGCGCTACCTGCTTGAAAATATGGAAGACGAAGGCATCAAAAAAGCGGCGCGCGACAAGCTGAAATTCACGCCGCTCACCGAACGGGAGCGGGCGATGTACGAAGCGATCGTCCGCTATAAGAACGCGCCGGACTACGGCGGCTTCACGGAGGAAATCATTAAAGACGCGGAAGAAAAGCTGCGCACCGGCGGTACATATACAGTGCACAACCCTGACTTTTTAACCGGTGCGAACATTTCCGTCTGCTTGACGAAAGAGTTCATGGAAGCGGTCGAAAACGACGAAGAATATGCGCTTCGCTTCCCAGATGTGGAAACCTATTCCGAAGAGGAAATGCGCATTTATAACGAAAAATGGCATGAAGTCGGCGATGTGCGCGAATGGGAGAAAATGGGCTACCGCGTTCGCGTCTACCGAAAAATTCGCGCCCGCGAACTGTGGAAGCTGATCAACATTTGCGCGACGTATTCGGCCGAGCCGGGCATTTTCTTCATCGACAACGCCAATGAAATGACGAACGCCCGCGCGTACGGGCAAAAAGTCGTGGCGACCAACCCGTGCGGGGAACAACCTCTCGCACCATATTCTGTCTGCAACTTGGCCGCCATTAACTTGGCGAACATGGTGGACAAAGAACGAAAGGTCGTTGACTATGAAAAACTGAAACGCACGGTTGAAATCGGAGTGCGGATGCAAGACAACGTCATTGACGCGACGCCGTACTTCCTTGAGGAAAACAAAAAGCAAGCGCTCGGCGAGCGCCGCATCGGCCTTGGCGTCATGGGGCTTGCAGACTTGCTCATTTACTGCGAAAAAGCGTACGGTTCTGAGGAAGGAAACCAGCTCGTCGATGAGCTGTTCCGCACGATCGCCACGACCGCATATCGGGCGTCGATCGAGCTGGCGAAAGAAAAAGGCAGCTTCCCGTTTTTGGTCGGCGAAACGGAGGAAGAGACGCGCAAGCTGCGCGAAGCGTTCATCAACACCGGCTACATGAAACGGATGCCGGAAGACATTCGCCAAGATATTTTGAAATACGGCATCCGCAACTCGCACTTGCTGACGGTGGCGCCGACAGGATCGACGGGGACGATGGTCGGCGTCTCAACCGGGCTGGAGCCGTACTTCTCGTTCTCGTACTACCGGAGTGGACGCTTGGGCAAATTTATCGAAGTGAAAGCGGACATCGTCCAAGAATATTTAGACAAACATCCAGAAGCCGACCCGAACCACTTGCCGCCTTGGTTTGTGACGGCGATGGACTTGCCGCCGGAAGCGCACGCTGACGTGCAGTGCATCATTCAGCGCTGGGTTGACTCGAGCTTGTCGAAAACGGTCAACGCGCCAAAAGGCTACACCGTCGAGCAAGTGCAAAAAGTGTACGAACGGTTATGGCGCTGCGGCGCGAAAGGCGGCACCGTCTATGTCGACGGCAGCCGTGATGCGCAAGTGTTGACGTTAAAGGCAGAGGAAAATCAGATCGAAGAGCAGCTTGAATTGCTTCCAGAGGAGCTTGAGGAAAAAGAGACGAAACGCCCTGTCGTGCTCGTTGATACGATTCAAGACGTACGCGCCACCGATGTAACCATCGGTTCCGAAATCGGCAATATTTGCCCGATTTGCCGCGAAGGGACGGTCGAAGAGATCGGCGGCTGCAACACGTGCACGAACTGCGGCGCCCAGCTGAAGTGCGGGTTGTAATGGGAAAGGATTGGATGAAGGAAACGCTGGTTCTGCAAAGGAACCGGCGTTTTTTTACATAAAGGGGAAAAACGAAAATATAGTGGTAAAAGGGAGAAGGAAAGGGGGAGCGTCATGATTGTTCATGTCGTCCAGCGCGGGGAGGCGCTTTGGCAGCTGGCCCAGCGTTACCGCGTTCCATTCGAGCGGATTGTCGCCGCCAATGAACTGAGCGACCCGAACCGGCTCGCCATCGGGCAGGCGGTTGTCATTCCGGTTCCGTATCGCTATCATACCGTCCGTGCCGGGGAAACGTTATGGCAGATCGCCCGCGCCTATGGAGTGACGGTCGAAGCCATCGTGCAGGCGAACCGGATCGCCAATCCGGCGTTCATTTATCCGGGCACGCCGTTGGTGATTCCGGATCGCATTCATACGGTGGGCGCTGGAGAAACGTTAGGGCAAATTGCCGCCGCCTATCAAGTCAGCGTCCAGCAAATCATCGAGTTCAACCCAATCGCCGATCCAAATGTCATCGCTCCCGGACAGCGGCTCATCATCCCGCCGGCGAAGCCGCTCATTGAGGTGAACGCATTTACGGTGGATCAAGGGGAGAAAGGGGCGGAGCAAGTGCGCGAAGTCGGCCGCCATTTGACGTATGCTGCCCCGTTCGCCTATACGATCCGCTCCGACGGCGGGCTCAACCCGATCAATGATGCGGCATTCATTCAGGCGGCTTATGCCGCCCGTGTCGTGCCGATGATGACGATCACCAACTTTACGTATCGGGATCCGGGTTCAAGATTGGCGCAGACGATCTTGGCCGATGCCACGCTGCAAACACGATTGCTTGATAACGTCATTCAAGTGATGCGGGCGAAAGGATACCGGGCGCTGAATGTCGATTTTGAAAATGTCTATCCGTTCGATCGCGAGCGGTATAACGCGTTTTTGTGGCGGGCAGCGGCTCGGCTTCACGCGGAAGGATATGTGTTATCGACATCGCTCGCTCCCAAAATCAGCGCGGAACAAAAAGGATTGCTGTATGAGGCGCACGATTATCCGGTCCATGGGCGCATTGCCGATTTCGTCGTGCTCATGACCTATGAATGGGGCTACCGGTTCGGGCCGCCGCAAGCCATTTCGCCGGTGAATCAAATTCGGCGCGTGCTCGATTATGCGGTGACCGTGATTCCGCGGGAGAAAATCATGATGGGGTTTCAAATTTACGCCCGCGACTGGGTGCTGCCGCACGTGCCAGGGCAAGAGGCGGAAACGTTCAGTCCGAAAGAGGCGCTCGAGCGCGCCATTCGCTACGGAGAGTCCATCCAATACGATGCGGCGGCGGCTTCGCCGTTTTACCGCTACACGGACGAACAAGGCCGTCAGCACGAAGTATGGTTTGAAGACGCCCGCAGCGCGTTGGCGAAATTTGACTTGGTGAAAGAATACGGATTGCGCGGGATCAGCTACTGGGTGCTCGGGTATCCGTATCCAGAAAACTGGGTGCTGTTGGAAGACCACTTCCGCATTCGGAAACAGGGATAAGCTGGACGGCTGGAGCGTATGCGCCGATCATCGGGCATGCGCGTTTATTTTGGTTGTTGGCGTTCGAGCTGCTTTTTTAGTTGATCGATTTCGAAATCGTGCTGACTGATTTTATGCTTCAAATAGTCAATCGCCATGTTCACACGGCGCCAATCATGTGGCACGCCCCCGGACATGCGCTGATGGCCGACCGGCTTGTCCTCCGTTTGTTCGAAATGGCTGCGCGTCGCGCTGAGCAAACGGTCCAACATTTCCTTGAGGCGCTGCTGCTGTTCTTCAAGGCGTTGCTGTCTGGCTTCCAGGCGGCCGAGACGTTCATGAATCCGCTGCAGTTCTTCTTTCAGCACCGAGCGAAGCAGTTCGGCAAGCTCATGGGACATCGCCGCTTCCTCCTTTCCGTTTCATTTTTAGTATATCATTGCTGGAGCGCTTGCGTCATGATGGATGGCAAAGTAGCGAGAAGGTTTGGAAAGGAGATCCGTTAAAGTAGAGCGAATACAGTATAAGGAGGGGATCGATCGAGTTCTCTTGGGATGCGGTGAAAGGGAGAATGTGGGAAATTAAGGAGAGGATCGAGTTGAACTTCACGTGGGTCGCTGAACGATTTCGATGTTTTGGTGTTTATGAATGCCGTGGATCTAGTCCGTTGTATGAACACCTTTCTTTCCACATTGCTGCGGATGAGAAGCTTCTCAGTCTTGCTTCGCATGCCCGCAGCGGTCAGCCGATTCCCAACTTGTTGTTTGGGGCGGTGCATGATTTATTGCTAAAAGGGTATCAACATGAGTTGCGCGAGTTTTACGGAAGCATCGTTAAGAAGCCACGGGCACCAGAAGCTGCTTTTCCTTATTTCCGTGATTTTTGCCTTTGCTACTGGGAGGATATAAAAGACATTTTGGTTCACCGGCTTGTACAAACCAATGAAGTCCGGCGTTGTGCGTATTTATATCCGGTGTTTTGTTGGATCTATGAACAAGTGAAAACGCCTCTGTCACTTATTGAAATTGGCACAAGCGCCGGTCTGCAGCTGGCTTGGGATCAGTACCGGTACGAGTATGGCCGGCAGGGTTCATACGGAAATTTAAGCTCTGATGTCGTTATTACCTCAAGCATTCGTGGAAATCGATGGCCATTCTTGTTGCCGGAAAGTCCGCCGGTTGCCGAACGGATCGGTATCGATTTGCATGTGATTGACTTGAAAAAAGAGGATGATCGAAGATGGATGGAGGCGCTCATTTGGCCTGAACATCAGGATCGGCGCCAGCTGTTTGTCCAAGCGGCTCGTCGACTGGAACAAGTGCCGGTGCGCCTGATCGAGGGAGACGGGGTCAACCTTCTTGCTGAGATCGTGGCACAAGTGCCGTCCGAGACCGTTGTTTGTGTCTTCCACACGCATGTCGCCAACCAAATGTCAGATGAGGAAAAGCATGTATTGCTTGAGCAGATTCACGAAATCGGCCGTCAGCGGGATTGGTTCCATGTGTATAACAACATGTGGGATCGGAAATTGCATCTGGATGGCATGATTGGCAGCCGAGAATACCAGCAAATCGTGGCGGAAACCGATGGGCATGGTCGTTGGTTTCGGTGGGAGATGAACAGATCAAATTAGGGGCAATGAGCCTTCCATGAAAAATGATGCCAAGCAAAAGAAGTACGCGATTTCCCTCCATCCTTGAACCATACTAACATCGAATATGGAAACTTGGAGGGAAACGAATGAAACCGTTTGTGCCCAAACTTGTGTATTTCGAGCCGGAGGCGTTGTCGTACCCGCTCGGGAAGGAACTGTATGAGAAATTTACGCAAATGGGCATCGAGATTCGCGAGACGACGTCGCATAACCAAGTGCGCGGCATTCCGGGGGAGACGGAGCTGGCACGGTATCGAAACGCGAAAGCGACGCTCGTTGTCGGCGTGCGGCGGACGCTGAAATTCGACTCCTCAAAGCCGTCGGCGGAGTACGCGCTACCGCTGGCGACCGGGTGCATGGGCCATTGTCATTATTGCTATTTGCAGACGACATTAGGAAGCAAGCCATACATCCGCGTGTATGTCAACTTGGACGACATTTTCGCCCAAGCGCAAACGTATATTGACGAGCGCGCGCCCGAGATTACGCGCTTTGAGGCGGCGTGCACGTCGGACATCGTCGGGATCGATCATTTGACCCATTCGCTCAAAAAAGCGATTGAGTTTATCGGCGCGACCGACTACGGGCGGCTCCGATTTGTGACGAAGTACGAGCATGTCGACCATTTGCTTGATGCGAAGCATAACGGCAAGACGCGGTTTCGCTTCAGCGTCAACTCCCGCTATGTCATCCGCCATTTTGAGCCGGGAACGTCGTCCTTTGATGCGCGGCTTGCGGCGGCGCGCAAAGTGGCCGGTGCCGGCTATAAGCTCGGCTTTGTCGTCGCGCCGATTTACCGGCATGACGGTTGGGAGGAAGGGTATTTCGAATTGTTTCAGGAGCTCGCTCGGCAATTGGAAGGGGTGGACTTGTCGGATTTGACGTTTGAGCTCATCCAGCATCGGTTTACCAAGCCGGCCAAGCGGGTCATCGAGCAGCGTTACCCAAAAACCAAGCTCGATTTGGACGAATCGAAGCGCAAGTATAAATGGGGGCGGCACGGCATCGGCAAATATGTGTACGTTGACGAGGAAGCGCAAGAGCTGGAGGAAACCATGCGCTCGTATATTGCTCGCTTTTTTCCATCAGCCCAAGTGCAGTATTTTACGTAATGTCCCCTTCATGGTATAATGGGATTGATTGCTATTTTTTGTTTGCCTGGGCGGCCGACTGGCCCGGCAGCGTCTAGCCGAAGCGGGCAAAGCGGCAATGTTCATGAGAGATGCTGACGGCCGCTGCACTTGTCTACGGCAGACAAATGTAATGGGAGGGGACAAACGTTGCCGACACCAAGCATGGAAGATTATATTGAGCAAATTTACATTTTAATTGAAGAAAAGGGCTATGCCCGCGTCTCTGACATCGCTGAAGCGTTGTCCGTCCATCCCTCCTCGGTGACGAAAATGGTGCAAAAGCTCGATAAAGATGAGTATTTAGTGTATGAGAAATACCGCGGACTCGTCTTGACGCCAAAAGGAAGAAAAATCGGCCAGCGGCTCGTCTACCGCCATGAGCTGCTTGAGCAGTTTCTCCGTTTGATCGGTGTCAGCGAAGAAAACATTTACCGCGACGTGGAAGGGATTGAACACCATTTGAGCTGGAACGCCATTGACCGGATCGGCGATTTGGTGCAGTATTTTCAAGAGGACGAACGCCGCCTTGAAGAGCTGCGCGATGTCCAAAAGCGCAATGAACAAGGAGAGTAAGCCGAGGCTTGCTCTTTTTTGTTTGCCGTACTAAATGCCTTCCTTTTTTCTTACATATGTATAAACGGCAAAAAGGGGGAGGCGGCGGTGGACATTGATCTTGTCTTTTCCGGCGGCGGGGTGAAAGGGTTTGCGTTGCTTGGAGCGTATGAAGCGATTGAGGAAAAAGGTCTGCGCTGGAAGCGGCTTGCCGGCACGAGTGCGGGAGCGTTGCTTTCGGCGCTGCTATCGGCAGGCTACAGCGCCCGCGACATCGCCCGACTGCTTGAGGAGTTGGAGTTGGAGCAGTTTTTGGATGAACGGCCGCTATGGATTCCGTTTTCGCTTTGGAAATGGGTGCGCCTGTATTGGCATCTTGGGCTGTATCAAGGAAAGGCGTTTGAGCGGTGGCTCGAGGCGACGCTCGCTGCCCGCGGCGTGCGGACGTTTCAAGATGTGCCGGCCGGCAGTTTGTATATCGTCGCTTCCGATGTGACGAACGGGCGCATCGTCGTGCTGCCGGACGATTTAGCCATATACGGCATTGACCCTGGGTCGTTTTCCATCGCCAAGGCCGTGCGGATGAGCATCAGCATTCCTTATTTCTTTGAGCCGGTCCGCCTCCGCGGGCGAAACGGTGTATTCCTCATCGTCGACGGCGGGGTGTTGAGCAATTTTCCGCTGTTTTTGTTTGATGAAGAAAAGAAGAAAAAACGGCCGGTGCTGGGCGTTCAGCTGAGCCCAAAACCAGGGGAGCGGCCGAAACGAACGATCACCAATGCGCTCGATTTGTATGAGGCGCTGTTTGCCGCCATGAGAGAGGCGCATGATGCGCGCTACATTTCGCGTCGCCATGAAAAAAACATCGTCTTTTTGCCGGTGGACAACGTTATTTCTACAGAATTTTCCATCGACCTGGAAGCGCGCCGGCGCCTGATCGATTACGGACGCGAGCGGACGCGGCAATTTTTGCGCCAATGGGCGTACTAGACGGGAAAGCGGCAATAGGACACACCTCTGCCGCCGATTTTTTAGCTGAACGGCAGAGGCAAACAAAAAAGAATCAAGCTAAAATGAAGCTCGATTCTTTTTTTTGCCTTTTTTGCCCTCGATCACGGTCAAGTGCGGAATGGCCGTCCGTTTTTTCAGCGGCCGCTTCAGTTTCGCCGGCTTTGCTTGTTTGCGCCCGGAGCGGGGATGGAGCTTTTTCGACTGCCGCACCGCCTTTAAATACGATAACCGATGTTGATCGGTGCGGCGTTGGTAGACGAACCGGTAGAAAAGATAAATGGCGGCCAAAAACAGCGCAACAAACAACAGCTGGCGGAACAGCACCGTCGGATGGGCAAAAAGGGTATAGACAATGCCAAGTGTTCCAAGCAAAATCATAAGCCCGACAAGCGGATGAATGGCCCGGCGCCGCAATGAGTCCACCCCCTTTGATCGATTACTGCACCGCTTGTTTTCTTTCGGCTTCCGCCTCCAAATCGAGAAGCCGCTGAAACGAGGCGATGGCCACTTCCACTTGGTCATCATCCGGTTCTTTTGTCGTCAACCGCTGCAGCCATAGCCCGGGATAGCCGAGCCAGCTTAGCAGCGGAATATCCCTCAATTTATTTGTAAACTGCAACACTTCAAACGAAACGCCAAGCACGACAGGAATTAAAGCGAGCCTGTTTGCGATTCGCAGCCAAAGCGGATCCGTCGGCACGAACAAATAAAGGAATAAGCTGATCATGACAGTAAATAAAATGAAGCTGCTGCCGCATCGGTAGTGAAGGCGCGAGGCGCGCTGGACGTGCTCAACAGTGAGCGGCCACCCCGCTTCAAAGGCGTTGATGACTTTATGTTCCGCCCCATGGTATTGAAACACGCGTCTAACAAGCGGCGTCAACGAAATAAAGTAAATGTAGCCGAGCAAAAGAGCAAGCTTAAAGGCTCCTTCAAGCAAAATTTGCCCCATTTTCCCTGGTACGAACGGTTTCAAGGCGTCGGCGGCGAGCGCCGGAACAAGCGTAAAAATGGTTTTGGCGAATAAAAACGATAGCACGCCGATGACGGCGGCGCCGAGAATCAGCCCGAATTTGGAACGGCTTTCTTCGGTGGCCTGTTTTTCGTCCGAGGACGCCTCATATTGTTCGCTGGCAAACTGCAAATGCTTGGCCCCGTTCGCACTCGCTTCCATAATGGCGACAATGCCGCGGACAAACGGAATTTTCTTCAGGACGGCCAGCGTCGGATGGCTGCGGCGAGGCAACGTGAAATAGTCAATCGTTCCATCATGGCGGCGAATAGCGGTGACGGAGTGCGTCTTGCCGGCAAACATTACCCCTTCCACAACTGCCTGGCCGCCGTATAACGGTTTCTCCATTGATTTCATCAGGCCAACACCAACCTATTTTTTATATTTATTATTTTATTCTACAAGAAACGTCCGGAAACCTCTAGGTTGATGCTATTGTTATGATTTCCAAAAAATCCATGATTTACACAGGAGTGGTCATTTTTTCGTTTGATTCATGGGATGATCGGCTGTCGGTCATACTAACAGACAAGGAGGTGCACGATGATGGCGGAACAAAAAGGGAAGCTTGAGCAGGAGAAGACGGAGCGGCCGATGACGCTCGTACAGAAAACGATCATCATCGGGTTTGTCGGCGGGGTGTTTTGGAGTTTGATCGGCTATTTGGCCCATTTTTTCCACTTCAGTGAAATCAGTCCGAACATGATTCTCATCCCGTGGGTGGCCGGTGA
Protein-coding regions in this window:
- a CDS encoding patatin-like phospholipase family protein, giving the protein MDIDLVFSGGGVKGFALLGAYEAIEEKGLRWKRLAGTSAGALLSALLSAGYSARDIARLLEELELEQFLDERPLWIPFSLWKWVRLYWHLGLYQGKAFERWLEATLAARGVRTFQDVPAGSLYIVASDVTNGRIVVLPDDLAIYGIDPGSFSIAKAVRMSISIPYFFEPVRLRGRNGVFLIVDGGVLSNFPLFLFDEEKKKKRPVLGVQLSPKPGERPKRTITNALDLYEALFAAMREAHDARYISRRHEKNIVFLPVDNVISTEFSIDLEARRRLIDYGRERTRQFLRQWAY
- a CDS encoding SA1362 family protein, giving the protein MRRRAIHPLVGLMILLGTLGIVYTLFAHPTVLFRQLLFVALFLAAIYLFYRFVYQRRTDQHRLSYLKAVRQSKKLHPRSGRKQAKPAKLKRPLKKRTAIPHLTVIEGKKGKKKNRASF
- a CDS encoding DUF2332 domain-containing protein, with product MNFTWVAERFRCFGVYECRGSSPLYEHLSFHIAADEKLLSLASHARSGQPIPNLLFGAVHDLLLKGYQHELREFYGSIVKKPRAPEAAFPYFRDFCLCYWEDIKDILVHRLVQTNEVRRCAYLYPVFCWIYEQVKTPLSLIEIGTSAGLQLAWDQYRYEYGRQGSYGNLSSDVVITSSIRGNRWPFLLPESPPVAERIGIDLHVIDLKKEDDRRWMEALIWPEHQDRRQLFVQAARRLEQVPVRLIEGDGVNLLAEIVAQVPSETVVCVFHTHVANQMSDEEKHVLLEQIHEIGRQRDWFHVYNNMWDRKLHLDGMIGSREYQQIVAETDGHGRWFRWEMNRSN
- a CDS encoding LysM peptidoglycan-binding domain-containing protein, translating into MIVHVVQRGEALWQLAQRYRVPFERIVAANELSDPNRLAIGQAVVIPVPYRYHTVRAGETLWQIARAYGVTVEAIVQANRIANPAFIYPGTPLVIPDRIHTVGAGETLGQIAAAYQVSVQQIIEFNPIADPNVIAPGQRLIIPPAKPLIEVNAFTVDQGEKGAEQVREVGRHLTYAAPFAYTIRSDGGLNPINDAAFIQAAYAARVVPMMTITNFTYRDPGSRLAQTILADATLQTRLLDNVIQVMRAKGYRALNVDFENVYPFDRERYNAFLWRAAARLHAEGYVLSTSLAPKISAEQKGLLYEAHDYPVHGRIADFVVLMTYEWGYRFGPPQAISPVNQIRRVLDYAVTVIPREKIMMGFQIYARDWVLPHVPGQEAETFSPKEALERAIRYGESIQYDAAAASPFYRYTDEQGRQHEVWFEDARSALAKFDLVKEYGLRGISYWVLGYPYPENWVLLEDHFRIRKQG
- the mntR gene encoding transcriptional regulator MntR, with translation MPTPSMEDYIEQIYILIEEKGYARVSDIAEALSVHPSSVTKMVQKLDKDEYLVYEKYRGLVLTPKGRKIGQRLVYRHELLEQFLRLIGVSEENIYRDVEGIEHHLSWNAIDRIGDLVQYFQEDERRLEELRDVQKRNEQGE
- the splB gene encoding spore photoproduct lyase, with the protein product MKPFVPKLVYFEPEALSYPLGKELYEKFTQMGIEIRETTSHNQVRGIPGETELARYRNAKATLVVGVRRTLKFDSSKPSAEYALPLATGCMGHCHYCYLQTTLGSKPYIRVYVNLDDIFAQAQTYIDERAPEITRFEAACTSDIVGIDHLTHSLKKAIEFIGATDYGRLRFVTKYEHVDHLLDAKHNGKTRFRFSVNSRYVIRHFEPGTSSFDARLAAARKVAGAGYKLGFVVAPIYRHDGWEEGYFELFQELARQLEGVDLSDLTFELIQHRFTKPAKRVIEQRYPKTKLDLDESKRKYKWGRHGIGKYVYVDEEAQELEETMRSYIARFFPSAQVQYFT
- a CDS encoding DUF1385 domain-containing protein, whose amino-acid sequence is MEKPLYGGQAVVEGVMFAGKTHSVTAIRRHDGTIDYFTLPRRSHPTLAVLKKIPFVRGIVAIMEASANGAKHLQFASEQYEASSDEKQATEESRSKFGLILGAAVIGVLSFLFAKTIFTLVPALAADALKPFVPGKMGQILLEGAFKLALLLGYIYFISLTPLVRRVFQYHGAEHKVINAFEAGWPLTVEHVQRASRLHYRCGSSFILFTVMISLFLYLFVPTDPLWLRIANRLALIPVVLGVSFEVLQFTNKLRDIPLLSWLGYPGLWLQRLTTKEPDDDQVEVAIASFQRLLDLEAEAERKQAVQ